A region of Drosophila mauritiana strain mau12 chromosome 3L, ASM438214v1, whole genome shotgun sequence DNA encodes the following proteins:
- the LOC117141137 gene encoding translational regulator orb2 isoform X4: protein MYNKFVNFICGGLPNLNLNKPPQLHQQQQQHQQHQQHQQHQQQLQQHQQQLSPNLSALHHHHQQQQQLREGGGSHSPSSPSGGGGGSPYNGSQAGCSSGGISPIPPQMGVSPKYRRSISFPIKGNSPTAIYGNMHMDGMGSGHMNIPTLSIGNGGGGGSSGMVSAGATGGGDAPYLGNSYGNMMTSNGQMHHGGGMDNSLCEYMRNMSMGGNGGGDGSNSMSLMQDRMRVMGGPKHLSEADAMAIAASGNDPSVYLNALKMGSPSRLSPHSPHSPIQGGNGGNVGDGTARFSRKVFVGGLPPDIDEDEITTSFRRFGPLVVDWPHKAESKSYFPPKGYAFLLFQDESSVQQLIDSCITDEDKLYLCVSSPTIKDKAVQIRPWRLADADYVLDATMSLDPRKTVFVGGVPRPLKAFELAMIMDRLYGGVCYAGIDTDPELKYPKGAGRVAFSNQQSYIAAISARFVQLQHGDIDKRVEVKPYVLDDQMCDECEGQRCGGKFAPFFCANVTCLQYYCEHCWAVIHSRPGREYHKPLVKEGADRPRAVPFRWC, encoded by the exons ATGTATAACAAATTTGTTAATTTCAT TTGCGGTGGCCTGCCGAATCTCAATCTCAACAAGCCGCCCCAGCtccaccagcaacagcaacagcatcaacagcatcagcaacaccagcaacatcaacagcagctccagcagcaccaacagcaACTATCTCCGAATCTGAGTGCCCTGCACCatcatcaccagcagcagcagcagctgcgggAGGGCGGAGGATCACATAGCCCCTCGTCGCCCagcggaggaggcggaggatcGCCGTACAATGGCTCTCAGGCGggctgcagcagcggcggcatcTCGCCCATTCCTCCCCAGATGGGCGTGTCGCCCAAGTACCGTCGCAGCATATCCTTCCCCATCAAGGGAAACTCGCCGACAGCTATCTATGGCAATATGCACATGGACGGCATGGGTAGCGGGCACATGAATATACCGACACTTTCGATTGGAaacggtggtggtggcggatCTAGTGGCATGGTCTCAGCCGGAGCAACTGGTGGCGGAGATGCACCCTATTTGGGAAACAGCTATGGCAACATGATGACGTCCAATGGACAAATGCACCACGGTGGCGGCATGGATAACTCACTGTGCGAGTATATGCGCAACATGTCGATGGGTGGAAATGGTGGTGGCGATGGCAGCAACAGCATGTCTTTAATGCAGGACAGGATGCGCGTGATGGGCGGTCCAAAGCATCTGAGCGAAGCCGATGCCATGGCCATAGCAGCCAGTGGAAATGATCCATCCGTCTACCTGAATGCCCTCAAGATGGGCTCGCCATCGAGGCTCTCTCCACACTCGCCGCACTCACCCATCCAGGGCGGAAATGGAGGAAACGTCGGTGATGGCACGGCTCGCTTCTCCCGAAAGGTATTCGTTGGCGGTCTGCCACCGGACATCGATGAGGATGAGATTACCACTTCGTTCCGGCGCTTTGGGCCATTGGTCGTCGATTGGCCACACAAGGCGGAATCCAAGTCCTATTTCCCGCCCAAGGGATATGCCTTCCTGCTGTTCCAGGACGAGAGCAGTGTGCAGCAGCTGATTGACTCGTGCATCACGGATGAGGACAAGCTGTATCTATGCGTTTCTTCGCCGACGATCAAGGATAAGGCAGTGCAGATTCGTCCTTGGCGCCTGGCCGATGCGGACTATGTGCTTGATGCTACCATGTCACTGGACCCGCGCAAAACGGTGTTCGTGGGCGGCGTGCCACGTCCTCTGAAGGCCTTCGAACTGGCGATGATCATGGATAGATTGTACGGTGGAGTATGCTATGCTGGAATTGACACCGATCCGGAATTAAAGTATCCAAAGGGCGCTGGACGTGTGGCCTTCTCGAATCAGCAGAGCTACATAGCGGCCATCTCGGCCAGATTTGTGCAGCTGCAGCATGGCGATATAGACAAGCGGGTGGAGGTCAAGCCCTATGTTCTGGACGATCAGATGTGCGACGAGTGCGAAGGTCAGCGTTGTGGTGGCAAGTTTGCACCCTTCTTTTGCGCCAATGTCACCTGTCTGCAGTACTATTGCGAACACTGCTGGGCCGTCATCCATTCGCGACCTGGACGCGAATACCACAAGCCGCTGGTCAAGGAGGGAGCCGACCGGCCGCGTGCGGTCCCTTTTCGCTGGTGTTAA